A window of Formosa sp. Hel1_31_208 contains these coding sequences:
- a CDS encoding 2Fe-2S iron-sulfur cluster-binding protein: protein MEQDVNIKITDRAGVTHDILAPTDMAMNLMEVVRSYELAPEGTIGICGGMAMCASCQCYVKSNHKLPEMQDDEEAMLSEAFYVKDNSRLGCQIQITPEMEGLEVELAPES, encoded by the coding sequence GTGGAACAAGACGTCAATATAAAAATCACCGATAGAGCTGGTGTCACTCATGATATCTTAGCACCTACAGATATGGCCATGAACCTCATGGAGGTTGTGCGTTCTTATGAACTTGCACCAGAAGGTACTATAGGCATTTGCGGTGGTATGGCGATGTGCGCGTCTTGCCAGTGTTACGTAAAATCAAATCATAAACTTCCTGAAATGCAAGATGATGAGGAAGCTATGCTTAGTGAGGCATTTTATGTGAAGGATAATTCTCGCTTAGGTTGTCAAATTCAAATTACACCTGAAATGGAAGGATTGGAGGTAGAGCTAGCTCCAGAAAGCTAA
- the rimM gene encoding ribosome maturation factor RimM (Essential for efficient processing of 16S rRNA) → MKKTDCFFLGKIVKKYSFKGELLVKLDTDEPELYEHMASVFVDLRNNLVPFFIESSQLHKSELLRIKFEDVDTEEDADALLKSGVYLPLEFLPKLEDDKFYFHEIIGFKVEDKHFGFVGIIKAINDSTAQSLFEIDHNGTEVLIPMNDEFITKVDKKKNTIFVDTPEGLINLYLND, encoded by the coding sequence ATGAAAAAAACGGATTGCTTTTTTCTTGGAAAAATTGTAAAAAAATACAGTTTTAAAGGTGAACTTTTAGTCAAGCTTGACACAGATGAACCAGAACTCTATGAACATATGGCTTCTGTTTTTGTTGATCTTAGAAACAACCTGGTTCCCTTTTTTATAGAATCATCACAACTTCATAAAAGCGAATTATTACGTATTAAATTTGAAGACGTCGACACAGAAGAAGATGCCGATGCGTTGCTCAAGAGCGGTGTCTATTTACCTCTTGAATTTTTACCAAAATTAGAAGATGACAAGTTTTACTTCCATGAAATAATAGGGTTCAAAGTAGAAGACAAACATTTTGGTTTTGTAGGAATTATAAAAGCTATTAATGATTCTACTGCACAATCTCTTTTTGAAATTGACCACAATGGTACTGAAGTATTAATACCAATGAATGATGAATTCATTACAAAAGTAGATAAGAAAAAGAACACTATATTCGTGGATACTCCTGAAGGCTTAATTAATCTCTATTTAAATGATTAA
- a CDS encoding 30S ribosomal protein S16 has protein sequence MPVKIRLQRHGKKGKPYYWIVAADARAKRDGKYLEKLGSYNPNTNPATVDLNVDGAVQWLQNGAQPTDTARAILSYKGAMLKNHLAGGIQKGALTEEQAEAKFNAWLEEKAAKIQMKADGLSETEAKAKADALAAEKAVNEARIAAAAPVVEEATEEVQTEGDAEATASNEEE, from the coding sequence ATGCCTGTAAAAATTAGATTACAAAGACACGGTAAAAAAGGGAAACCTTACTACTGGATCGTTGCCGCAGATGCACGAGCAAAGAGAGATGGTAAATACCTAGAGAAATTAGGTTCTTACAATCCAAATACTAACCCAGCAACCGTTGACTTAAATGTTGATGGCGCAGTACAATGGCTACAGAATGGTGCACAACCTACTGATACTGCCAGAGCAATATTATCTTATAAAGGTGCAATGCTCAAAAACCATTTGGCTGGTGGTATACAAAAAGGTGCTTTAACCGAAGAACAAGCAGAAGCAAAATTCAATGCTTGGTTAGAAGAAAAAGCAGCAAAAATACAAATGAAAGCTGATGGTTTATCTGAAACTGAAGCGAAAGCTAAAGCAGACGCATTAGCTGCTGAAAAAGCAGTAAATGAAGCCAGAATAGCTGCAGCTGCTCCTGTTGTTGAAGAAGCAACTGAAGAAGTTCAAACTGAAGGTGATGCTGAAGCTACAGCATCAAACGAAGAAGAATAG
- a CDS encoding NAD(P)/FAD-dependent oxidoreductase, producing MIKTDILIIGAGPTGLFTVFEAGLLKLKCHLIDALPQPGGQCSEIYPKKPIYDIPAYPEILAGDLTDKLIEQCKQFEPGFTLGERAETIDKQDDGTFIVTTNKGTKHHAPVVAIAGGLGSFEPRKPLIANISDYEDKGVEYIIKDPEFYRNKRVVIAGGGDSALDWSIFLSDVASEVTLIHRRSEFRGHLDSVEKVQALKNHGKIELVTPAEVVGIDGEGKVETITVKKGEETIKKSCDHFVPLFGLSPKLGPIANWGLEIEKNAIKVNNALDYQTNIPGIFAIGDVNTYPGKLKLILCGFHEATLMCQAAYQIINPGKRYVLKYTTVSGVDGFDGTRKEAPKAVVKAIN from the coding sequence ATGATTAAAACAGATATACTCATAATTGGAGCCGGACCTACGGGTTTATTTACAGTATTTGAAGCTGGTTTGTTGAAACTTAAATGCCATTTAATTGATGCATTGCCTCAGCCTGGCGGACAATGCTCTGAAATTTATCCTAAAAAACCTATTTATGATATTCCAGCTTATCCTGAAATTCTTGCAGGTGATCTTACCGATAAATTAATCGAGCAATGCAAGCAATTTGAACCTGGCTTTACATTAGGAGAACGAGCAGAAACTATTGATAAACAAGATGATGGAACATTTATTGTAACTACAAATAAAGGAACTAAACATCATGCTCCTGTGGTTGCAATTGCTGGTGGACTTGGAAGTTTTGAACCACGAAAACCGTTGATTGCCAATATCTCAGATTATGAAGATAAAGGCGTAGAATACATTATTAAAGATCCTGAATTTTATAGAAATAAACGTGTCGTTATTGCTGGCGGTGGAGATTCAGCCTTAGATTGGAGCATCTTTTTAAGTGATGTAGCTAGCGAAGTGACGTTAATACACCGACGTAGCGAATTTCGAGGACATTTAGATTCTGTAGAAAAAGTACAAGCCTTAAAAAATCATGGTAAAATAGAACTGGTTACTCCTGCAGAGGTTGTTGGTATTGATGGTGAAGGCAAAGTTGAAACTATAACCGTTAAGAAAGGAGAGGAGACTATCAAGAAATCCTGTGATCACTTTGTGCCGCTTTTTGGATTATCCCCAAAACTTGGTCCTATTGCAAATTGGGGTTTGGAGATTGAGAAAAACGCCATTAAAGTCAATAATGCCTTAGACTATCAGACTAATATCCCAGGGATTTTTGCCATTGGTGATGTCAATACATATCCTGGAAAATTAAAATTGATTCTCTGTGGATTCCATGAAGCGACTTTGATGTGTCAAGCAGCTTATCAAATTATTAACCCAGGAAAACGTTACGTTTTAAAATATACAACAGTAAGTGGTGTTGATGGTTTTGATGGGACACGAAAAGAAGCCCCAAAGGCAGTTGTAAAAGCAATTAACTAG
- a CDS encoding metallophosphoesterase family protein yields MFSAKKRFDRAYREAKVVGFDDTSKFILFSDCHRGDNSFADDFANNRNIYFHALKYYYIEGFDYCELGDGDELWENLSFDSILNAHKNVYLLMKQFHEQNRLHMIWGNHDMVYRDPKYVEKHLSTYFDPKEEEDVELFCDIKYHEAVILKHTKTQQELFLTHGHQADWWNYLFWKWSRFMVRVLWKPLNVMGIADPTSPAKNYKELIKVERRTKKWIAENDNLITIVGHTHRPRFPEPNDIAFFNDGSCVHPRSITGIEIENGQISLIKWQIATTDDGTLKIVRVLLEGPRKLIMYKTN; encoded by the coding sequence ATGTTTTCAGCTAAAAAAAGATTCGACAGAGCGTATAGAGAAGCCAAAGTTGTAGGTTTTGATGATACCAGTAAATTCATTTTATTTAGTGATTGTCACAGAGGAGATAATAGTTTTGCTGATGATTTCGCAAATAACCGAAACATCTATTTTCATGCGTTGAAGTATTATTATATCGAAGGCTTTGATTACTGTGAACTTGGTGATGGTGATGAACTATGGGAAAATCTATCATTTGATTCCATACTCAATGCTCACAAAAATGTGTATTTGCTCATGAAACAATTTCATGAACAAAACCGACTTCATATGATATGGGGAAATCATGATATGGTCTATCGTGACCCTAAATATGTTGAAAAGCATCTATCGACATATTTTGATCCTAAAGAAGAGGAAGATGTTGAACTATTTTGTGACATCAAATATCACGAAGCTGTCATTCTTAAACACACTAAAACACAACAAGAATTATTTCTAACTCATGGTCATCAAGCTGATTGGTGGAATTACCTGTTTTGGAAATGGAGTCGTTTCATGGTTCGGGTTTTATGGAAACCACTTAATGTTATGGGTATTGCTGACCCTACAAGTCCTGCTAAAAACTATAAAGAGCTCATTAAGGTGGAGCGTCGTACAAAAAAATGGATAGCTGAAAATGATAACCTTATTACCATTGTAGGTCATACTCATAGACCACGGTTCCCCGAACCTAATGATATTGCTTTTTTTAATGATGGAAGTTGTGTACACCCTAGAAGCATTACAGGTATCGAAATAGAGAATGGACAAATATCACTTATCAAATGGCAAATTGCTACCACAGACGATGGTACGCTAAAAATTGTTAGAGTATTGTTGGAAGGACCGAGAAAACTAATAATGTATAAAACTAATTAG
- a CDS encoding tRNA1(Val) (adenine(37)-N6)-methyltransferase — MEQPFQFKQFLIHQDQCAMKIGTDGVLIGAWTSINENPVSILDIGAGTGVLSLMLAQRCMAEAIDALEIDDKAYEQCVRNFENSSWGDRLFCYHASLEEFADEIDDEYDLIISNPPFYSPSLVSTALQKGENSMSDARKKARFQDAMPFKHLIESVAKLLSKNGRFSVVVPFSEEEQFIKLASESNLFPLRILRVKGSPSSEIKRSLMEFTFSNSKIQSSELIIETTRHLYTEDYINLTKDFYLKM; from the coding sequence ATGGAACAGCCATTTCAATTCAAACAATTCTTAATTCACCAAGACCAATGTGCAATGAAAATTGGCACTGATGGTGTATTAATTGGTGCTTGGACGTCAATAAATGAAAATCCAGTTTCGATATTAGACATTGGAGCTGGCACAGGAGTTTTATCATTAATGCTGGCACAACGATGTATGGCTGAAGCTATAGACGCTCTCGAAATTGACGATAAGGCCTATGAACAGTGTGTCAGAAATTTTGAAAATTCTTCATGGGGTGATCGTTTGTTTTGTTACCATGCATCTTTAGAAGAATTTGCAGATGAAATTGATGATGAGTATGATCTTATCATTTCTAATCCCCCTTTTTATTCGCCCTCTCTGGTTTCAACAGCTCTACAAAAAGGAGAGAATTCAATGTCTGATGCCCGTAAAAAAGCAAGGTTTCAGGATGCAATGCCCTTTAAACACTTAATTGAAAGTGTTGCTAAATTATTGTCAAAAAATGGACGGTTTTCTGTTGTTGTACCCTTTTCCGAAGAAGAGCAATTTATTAAATTAGCTTCTGAATCCAATCTATTTCCTTTGCGAATTTTACGTGTAAAAGGCAGCCCTTCCTCTGAAATAAAACGTAGCCTTATGGAGTTCACTTTCAGCAATTCTAAAATACAAAGCTCTGAACTCATTATTGAAACTACACGACATCTATATACGGAAGATTACATCAATCTCACCAAAGATTTTTACTTGAAAATGTAG
- a CDS encoding DUF6252 family protein: protein MKRLAILFITILTLVSCGDEVEFNSPAFQGNREYGLWRAEFTNAAIDQNGFLTLTGGNNVETVQLKVPSVAVGNYVVGDWITLEARYIDATGKVFTTNNRPDQSVSIYPEYGFIEITEINNNTFTGKFEFLAFDESGLNSIGYNEGIFFRVPLTSGSIPAVVTTCVDTELLSQEARDAYLASFASSLEYVDLVTYEAACNAYREATIVQRNYCGDISGDLTQLIAELNSCGFRCSFAVHNKNTAQAAFEAATIGNYISACENYRFYLEQEIEVCGDPDGSVQAVIDGLDCNDDDGDGIPNIFEDFDGNMDLNDDDTDGDGIANYLDDDDDGDGVPTSAEATDADGNPIDSDGDGDVDYLDDDDDGDGILTINEMGDTDGDGIMNYLDNDDDGDGLLTQFEIGDTDGDGIDDYLDDDDDGDTILTADENADPNMDGNPADALDTDMDGIPDYLDNM, encoded by the coding sequence ATGAAAAGACTAGCTATACTTTTTATAACTATATTAACACTAGTGAGTTGTGGTGATGAAGTTGAATTTAATTCACCTGCATTTCAAGGTAATCGAGAGTATGGTTTGTGGCGAGCAGAATTCACAAATGCAGCTATAGATCAGAATGGTTTTCTTACTTTAACAGGAGGAAATAATGTTGAAACCGTGCAATTAAAAGTGCCTTCTGTGGCCGTTGGCAACTATGTTGTTGGCGACTGGATTACGCTAGAAGCTCGATATATAGATGCAACAGGCAAAGTGTTTACAACTAATAACAGACCAGATCAAAGTGTGTCAATTTACCCAGAATATGGTTTTATAGAAATCACCGAAATCAACAACAATACATTCACTGGTAAATTTGAATTTTTAGCATTTGACGAATCAGGACTTAACTCGATTGGTTATAATGAAGGCATATTTTTTAGAGTTCCACTAACCTCAGGAAGTATTCCTGCTGTAGTTACAACTTGTGTTGATACGGAGTTGCTATCTCAAGAAGCTAGAGATGCCTATTTAGCCTCATTTGCGTCAAGCCTGGAATATGTGGATCTCGTCACCTATGAAGCAGCTTGTAATGCTTACCGGGAAGCTACAATAGTTCAGCGTAATTATTGTGGTGACATAAGTGGTGACCTTACACAGTTAATAGCCGAATTAAATTCTTGTGGATTTCGTTGTTCTTTCGCTGTCCATAATAAAAATACTGCCCAAGCAGCTTTTGAGGCCGCAACAATTGGAAATTATATCTCAGCATGTGAGAATTACCGGTTTTATTTAGAACAGGAAATTGAAGTTTGTGGTGATCCAGATGGTAGTGTTCAAGCGGTGATTGATGGTCTTGATTGTAATGATGATGATGGTGATGGGATTCCAAACATTTTTGAAGACTTTGATGGTAATATGGATTTAAATGATGATGATACCGATGGTGATGGTATTGCTAATTATTTAGATGACGATGATGATGGTGATGGTGTGCCTACAAGTGCTGAAGCAACTGATGCAGATGGAAATCCGATTGATTCTGATGGTGATGGCGATGTTGATTATTTAGATGATGATGATGATGGTGATGGGATATTGACCATTAATGAAATGGGAGATACCGATGGTGATGGTATAATGAATTATTTAGATAATGACGATGATGGCGATGGACTATTAACACAATTTGAAATAGGAGATACCGATGGTGATGGGATTGATGATTATCTAGATGATGATGATGATGGAGATACTATTTTAACGGCCGATGAAAACGCTGATCCTAACATGGACGGTAATCCTGCTGATGCGCTTGATACCGACATGGATGGTATACCTGATTACTTAGATAATATGTAA
- a CDS encoding NifU family protein — translation MSTEELRLNVEKALDEIRPFLQSDGGDISLLAIENDTLVKVQLQGACVGCSVNQMTLKSGVEMTIKKYAPQIEQVINIEA, via the coding sequence ATGAGTACAGAAGAACTAAGATTAAATGTAGAAAAAGCATTAGATGAGATTCGACCTTTTCTACAAAGCGATGGAGGTGATATTTCATTATTAGCCATTGAAAACGATACTTTAGTTAAGGTGCAACTACAAGGCGCTTGCGTTGGTTGTAGTGTTAATCAAATGACGCTTAAGTCTGGCGTGGAAATGACGATTAAAAAATATGCACCCCAAATAGAACAAGTCATTAATATTGAGGCGTAA
- a CDS encoding acyl-CoA dehydrogenase family protein, whose amino-acid sequence MKPDLFEAPDYYNLDELLSEEHKLVRDAARDWVKRDVSPIIEAYAQKAEFPTQIIGGLAEIGAFGPYIPVEYGGAGLDQISYGLIMQEIERGDSGVRSTASVQSSLVMYPIWKYGNEAQRQKFLPKLASGEWMGSFGLTEPDHGSNPGGMTTNFKDMGDHYLLNGAKMWISNSPFCQIAVVWAKDESGRIHGLIVERGMEGFSTPETHNKWSLRASATGELIFDNVKVPKENLLPNKSGLGAPLGCLDSARFGIAWGAIGAAMDCYDTALRYSKERMQFGKPIGQFQLQQKKLAEMITEITKAQLLAWRLGVMRENGTATSAQISMAKRNNVDMALKIARDARQMLGGMGISGEYSIMRHMMNLESVVTYEGTHDIHLLITGLDVTGLNAFK is encoded by the coding sequence ATGAAGCCAGATTTATTCGAAGCACCAGATTATTACAATCTAGATGAACTACTTTCAGAAGAACATAAATTAGTACGTGATGCAGCTAGAGATTGGGTAAAACGCGATGTTTCACCAATTATTGAAGCGTACGCGCAAAAAGCAGAATTCCCTACACAAATCATTGGTGGCTTGGCTGAAATTGGAGCTTTTGGACCTTATATCCCAGTGGAATATGGAGGTGCTGGATTAGATCAAATTTCTTATGGTTTAATCATGCAAGAAATTGAACGTGGTGATTCTGGTGTGAGAAGCACAGCATCGGTTCAATCCTCTTTGGTCATGTATCCAATTTGGAAATATGGAAATGAAGCACAACGTCAAAAGTTTTTGCCAAAATTAGCATCTGGAGAATGGATGGGGTCTTTTGGATTAACCGAACCAGATCACGGTAGTAATCCTGGAGGCATGACAACTAATTTCAAAGATATGGGAGACCACTATCTTTTAAATGGTGCAAAAATGTGGATTTCAAATTCCCCTTTCTGCCAAATAGCTGTGGTTTGGGCTAAAGATGAAAGTGGACGTATTCACGGACTTATTGTAGAACGTGGCATGGAAGGTTTCTCAACACCAGAAACACATAATAAATGGTCACTAAGAGCATCCGCAACAGGAGAGCTGATTTTTGATAATGTAAAAGTGCCAAAAGAAAATCTATTACCTAACAAATCTGGATTGGGAGCACCTCTTGGGTGTTTAGATTCGGCACGTTTTGGTATTGCATGGGGAGCCATTGGTGCTGCCATGGATTGTTATGATACTGCACTTCGATATAGTAAAGAGCGTATGCAATTTGGAAAACCTATTGGTCAGTTTCAACTGCAACAAAAGAAATTAGCCGAAATGATTACCGAAATTACCAAAGCACAATTGTTAGCTTGGCGTTTAGGAGTTATGCGTGAAAACGGAACAGCAACCTCAGCTCAGATTTCTATGGCGAAACGTAACAATGTAGATATGGCTTTAAAAATTGCTCGTGACGCTAGACAAATGTTAGGTGGTATGGGAATTTCTGGAGAATACAGTATTATGAGACATATGATGAATCTTGAAAGTGTTGTCACTTATGAAGGCACTCATGACATTCATTTGTTAATTACAGGATTAGATGTTACAGGCTTAAACGCCTTTAAATAA